From one Anabas testudineus chromosome 21, fAnaTes1.2, whole genome shotgun sequence genomic stretch:
- the tex30 gene encoding testis-expressed protein 30, which produces MDTFEEAAVKVPFEGKQLDAVLCVPASVTDVHTAVVLTHGAGGDMNFRHLLSLAHELSSNGFLCLRFTCKALNLAYRVRAYRAVWDYLKKLQKFTIKHIFVGGRSMGCRAAAALARQLVDQTEDSPQGVICLSFPLHPPGQPHAHRQRSEDLRGLPEDMSVLFVSGTEDNMCDKVLFAEMVKELKAQADVFWLQGGSHGLTVRGRSEDCVLHEVNLKVITWMRKQGA; this is translated from the exons ATGGACACGTTTGAAGAG GCTGCGGTGAAGGTGCCGTTTGAGGGGAAGCAGCTCGACGCGGTGCTGTGTGTCCCCGCCTCGGTGACAGATGTCCACACCGCCGTGGTCCTCACACATGGAGCCGGCGGAGACATGAACTTCAGACATCTGCTGTCTCTGGCACATGAGCTGTCATCCAACGGCTTCCTCTGTCTCCGTTTCACATGCAAAGCTTTAAACTTGGCTTATAGAGTGAGGGCTTACCGAGCCGTGTGG GACTACttgaagaagctgcagaagtTTACCATTAAACATATATTTGTTGGAG GCAGGTCGATGGGATGCcgtgcagctgcagctttagcCAGACAGCTGGTCGATCAGACAGAGGATTCACCTCAGGGTGTCATCTGCCTGTCTTTCCCTCTGCACCCACCTGGACAGCCACACGCCCACCGGCAGCGCAGCGAAGATCTCAGGGGGCTGCCTGAGGACATGTCTGTACTGTTTGTGTCGGGCACTGAGGACAACATGTGTGATAAG GTTCTTTTTGCTGAGATGGTGAAAGAGTTGAAAGCTCAAGCTGACGTTTTCTGGCTACAAGGAGGGAGCCACGGGCTGACAGTGAGGGGACGGTCCGAGGATTGTGTGTTACATGAAGTGAATTTAAAAGTTATTACCTGGATGAGAAAACAAGGAGCATAG